A genomic segment from Drosophila willistoni isolate 14030-0811.24 chromosome 2L unlocalized genomic scaffold, UCI_dwil_1.1 Seg168, whole genome shotgun sequence encodes:
- the LOC6640870 gene encoding uncharacterized protein LOC6640870 — MWSKFHILVFYGQSVGIVVLAIVNPSNDSANMVIYMLPAKDIGPETWLAGVDCLDSFAQIFFYRNPQERFTRAYNLMLTNAFNMSSPAAEIQAGFSKRINEAVTDTKEPLRQEFFQLRVVSDHMIYERAKYFGELLLSDNYVIVVDSVDRLKLIMRDYVSRMRSWNPGARFLVLFHNAQMRDRPWRVASQIFNDLMHKFYVHRVALIYANSSTDYNLLVNDYYSNVDCRILNVQSVGQCHNGSLYPNPGAVHASMSDYLYGFSPRNCTFEVCASIMAPFVESDCVLGIEMRILGFMRNRLNFQTNVNCTDDNRGDLDDNGEWNGLLGKLNENECDFIIGGFYPDNEVAENFWGSDCYLQDAYTWYIKKADVRPAWQAMLGIFEKDTWICFIIVLWISWWFWFVLVKLLPEPIYYQQLSLTAINALAVSISVAVQERPICVATRMFFLTLTIYSINVVATYTSKMIATFQDPGLLHQLDELHEVVAAGIPFGGHEESRDWFENEDDMWIFNGYNISDDFSPSPTNMLAVEKGKRCILSNRMFIMQNRHADEVYAFPHNVFTSSIQMIMKAGFPFIYEMNMIIRYMRDVGIFQKIDADFQYNNTYLNRISKMRPEFASNAIVLTTEHLKGPFFILIVGVIFASLTFLGELMIFRNCFCKRRREHWDEKPEQEQRKRYRKRKNKWERQVHAAPAIRFTPVKRRKVL, encoded by the exons ATGTGGTCAAAATTTCATATTCTCGTATTCTATGGCCAGTCAGTGGGCATTGTGGTCCTTGCCATTGTAAATCCATCGAATGATTCAGCTAATATGGTTATCTATATGCTGCCAGCCAAAGATATTGGTCCCGAGACCTGGCTGGCTGGAGTCGATTGTCTAGATAGCTTCGCTCAGATCTTCTTCTATCGCAATCCTCAGGAACGCTTTACACGTGCCTACAATCTAATGCTAACGAATGCCTTCAATATGTCCTCGCCAGCTGCAGAGATTCAGGCAGGATTCAGCAAACGCATCAACGAGGCAGTCACCGATACCAAGGAACCTTTGCGACAAGAGTTCTTTCAACTGCGTGTCGTCTCCGATCATATGATTTACGAGAGAGCCAAATATTTCGGTGAGCTACTCCTTTCGGATAACTATGTGATTGTGGTCGATAGTGTGGATCGCTTAAAGCTGATAATGCGGGACTATGTGAGTCGTATGCGTTCATGGAATCCTGGAGCACGTTTCCTGGTGCTATTTCACAATGCCCAGATGCGTGATAGACCCTGGCGTGTGGCTTCTCAGATCTTCAATGACCTCATGCATAAATTCTATGTGCATCGCGTGGCCTTAATTTATGCCAACTCATCGACCGATTACAATCTTCTGGTGAATGACTACTATAGCAATGTGGATTGCCGCATTCTAAATGTCCAGAGTGTGGGACAATGTCACAATGGTTCCCTCTATCCCAATCCAGGAGCAGTGCATGCCTCCATGTCGGACTATCTGTATGGGTTCAGTCCCAGAAATTGCACTTTCGAAGTGTGCGCCTCAATAATGGCTCCTTTTGTGGAATCGGATTGTGTGCTCGGCATTGAAATGAGGATATTGGGCTTTATGCGTAATCGTTTGAATTTTCAG ACAAATGTTAATTGCACTGATGATAATCGCGGTGACTTGGATGATAATGGTGAATGGAATGGCCTGTTgggaaaattaaatgaaaatgaatgcGATTTCATTATTGGAGGCTTCTATCCGGACAATGAAGTGGCCGAAAACTTTTGGGGCTCTGATTGTTATCTCCAAGATGCCTATACCTGGTATATAAAGAAAGCTGATGTTCGTCCTGCCTGGCAAGCAATGCTGGGCATATTCGAAAAAGATACCTGGATTTGTTTCATCATAGTCTTGTGGATAAGTTGGtggttttggtttgttttaGTGAAACTGCTGCCCGAACCGATTTACTATCAACAATTGAGTTTGACTGCCATTAATGCCCTGGCAGTGTCCATTTCGGTGGCAGTTCAAGAGCGTCCGATATGTGTGGCTACCCGAATGTTTTTCTTAACCTTAACCATCTACAGTATAAACGTGGTGGCCACCTATACATCCAAAATGATAGCCACTTTTCAGGATCCTGGCCTTCTCCATCAACTAGATGAGTTGCATGAGGTGGTGGCTGCTGGGATACCATTTGGTGGACACGAGGAGTCACGAGATTGGTTTGAGAATGAGGATGATATGTGGATATTTAATGGCTACAACATTTCGGATGACTTTAGTCCCTCGCCAACGAACATGTTGGCCGTTGAGAAGGGCAAACGTTGCATTTTGAGTAATCGCATGTTCATTATGCAGAATCGTCATGCCGATGAGGTCTATGCCTTTCCCCACAATGTCTTCACCAGCTCCATACAGATGATAATGAAGGCTGGATTCCCATTTATCTACGAGATGAATATGATTATTCGATATATGCGAGATGTGGgcatatttcaaaaaattgatGCCGATTTCCAATATaataatacatatttaaatcGCATTTCAAAAATGAGGCCAGAATTTGCATCGAATGCAATTGTCCTGACCACAGAGCATTTGAAGGGACCCTTCTTCATACTTATAGTGGGTGTTATATTCGCCTCCTTGACATTTCTAGGTGAGCTAATGATCTTtagaaattgcttttgcaaGAGAAGGAGGGAACACTGGGACGAGAAGCCAGAACAGGAACAGCGCAAAAGGTATAGGAAGAGGAAAAATAAGTGGGAACGTCAGGTTCATGCGGCTCCAGCCATACGATTTACTCCTGTCAAACGTCGCAAAGTCCTTTAG